The proteins below are encoded in one region of Tomitella fengzijianii:
- the secA gene encoding preprotein translocase subunit SecA encodes MLSKLLRIGEGRKVKQLKKVADHIMALEGDYEGLTDAQLREKTDEFKKRYEQGESLDDMLPEAFSVAREASFRVLGQKHYPVQIMGAAALHFGNIAEMKTGEGKTLTCVLPAYLNAISGKGVHVVTVNDYLAKRDAEWMGRVHHFLGLEVGSILSGLTPEQRRTAYKADITYGTNNEFGFDYLRDNMTHNLDDLVQRGHAYAIVDEVDSILIDEARTPLIISGPADGSSNWYTEFARIAPLLTLDEHYEIDIKKRTVGVHEAGVEFVEDQLGIENLYEAANSPLVSYLNNAIKAKELYTRDKDYIVRNGEVIIVDEFTGRVLHGRRYNEGMHQAIEAKEGVEIKAENQTLATITLQNYFRLYDKLAGMTGTAETEAAELHEIYKLGVIPIPTNKPMIRADQRDLIYKTEVAKFDAVVDDIAERHEKGQPVLIGTTSVERSEYLSKALTKRGVPHNVLNAKHHEQEATIIAQAGRKGAITVATNMAGRGTDIVLGGNPDIIADLEIRATGVDPVDSPEDYENAWDDAIVRVKGVVREEAEKVKEAGGLYVLGTERHESRRIDNQLRGRSGRQGDPGESRFYLSLGDELMRRFNSAAVESIMTRLNMPEDMPLDSSMVAKAVQTAQTQVEQQNFEMRKNVLKYDEVMNQQRTVIYEERRRILDGEDLEGQIELMVSDVVSAYVDGATADGYVEDWDLDALWTALKSLYPVGIDHKDLTGEATTGERDDLTAKELKDALLADAQNAYDKREAEIDALGGEGAMRQIERSVLLQVLDRKWREHLYEMDYLKEGIGLRAMAQRDPLVEYQREGFDMFGGMLEGLKEESVGFLFNVSVEQTQSAPAAGQAAGAAAAPVAGESSAAAGSDAAEGDAQADAQAKAEGAPPAKEPTVRAKGLGDEQAQALSYSGPSETGDAEVKSSKPAGGAAPASRRERRAEERAQAKKKTKNAKSKKSRR; translated from the coding sequence GTGCTGTCGAAACTGCTGCGTATCGGTGAAGGCCGCAAGGTCAAGCAACTCAAAAAGGTCGCAGACCACATCATGGCGCTGGAGGGGGACTACGAGGGCCTCACGGACGCGCAGCTGCGGGAGAAGACCGACGAGTTCAAGAAGCGTTACGAACAAGGCGAGTCGCTGGACGACATGCTGCCGGAGGCATTCTCGGTGGCACGTGAGGCCTCCTTCCGTGTGCTGGGGCAGAAGCATTACCCGGTGCAGATCATGGGCGCCGCCGCCCTGCACTTCGGCAACATCGCCGAGATGAAGACCGGCGAAGGCAAGACGCTCACCTGCGTGCTCCCCGCGTACCTCAACGCGATCTCCGGCAAGGGCGTGCACGTGGTCACGGTCAACGACTACCTGGCCAAGCGCGACGCGGAGTGGATGGGCCGGGTGCACCACTTCCTGGGCCTCGAGGTGGGCTCGATCCTCAGCGGTCTCACGCCCGAACAGCGCCGGACCGCCTACAAGGCCGACATCACCTACGGGACCAACAACGAGTTCGGGTTCGACTACCTGCGCGACAACATGACGCACAACCTCGATGACCTGGTGCAGCGCGGGCACGCGTACGCCATCGTCGACGAGGTGGACTCGATCCTCATCGACGAGGCCCGCACGCCGCTGATCATCTCCGGCCCCGCGGACGGCTCGTCCAACTGGTACACCGAGTTCGCGCGCATCGCCCCGCTGCTGACGCTCGACGAGCACTACGAGATCGACATCAAGAAGCGCACGGTGGGCGTGCACGAGGCAGGCGTGGAGTTCGTCGAGGACCAGCTGGGCATCGAGAACCTCTACGAGGCCGCCAACTCGCCGCTGGTGAGCTACCTCAACAACGCCATCAAGGCCAAAGAGCTCTACACGCGCGACAAGGACTACATCGTGCGCAACGGCGAGGTCATCATCGTCGACGAGTTCACGGGCCGCGTGCTGCACGGGCGCCGGTACAACGAGGGCATGCACCAGGCGATCGAGGCGAAGGAAGGCGTCGAGATCAAGGCCGAGAACCAGACGCTGGCCACGATCACGCTGCAGAACTACTTCCGCCTATACGACAAGCTCGCGGGGATGACGGGCACCGCGGAGACGGAGGCCGCCGAGCTGCACGAGATCTACAAGCTCGGCGTCATCCCGATCCCCACCAACAAGCCGATGATCCGGGCGGACCAGCGCGACCTGATCTACAAGACCGAGGTCGCCAAGTTCGACGCAGTCGTCGACGACATCGCCGAGCGGCACGAGAAGGGCCAGCCGGTGCTCATCGGCACCACCAGCGTGGAACGGTCCGAGTACCTGTCGAAGGCGCTCACCAAGCGCGGCGTGCCGCACAACGTCCTCAACGCCAAGCACCACGAGCAGGAAGCGACGATCATCGCGCAGGCCGGGCGCAAGGGGGCCATCACCGTGGCCACCAACATGGCCGGCCGCGGCACCGACATCGTGCTGGGCGGCAACCCGGACATCATCGCCGATCTCGAGATCCGCGCGACGGGAGTCGACCCGGTCGATTCGCCCGAGGATTACGAGAATGCTTGGGACGACGCCATCGTGCGCGTCAAGGGCGTCGTCCGCGAGGAGGCCGAGAAGGTCAAGGAGGCGGGCGGACTCTACGTGCTCGGCACGGAGCGGCACGAGTCGCGGCGCATCGACAACCAGCTGCGCGGCCGCTCGGGACGACAGGGCGACCCCGGCGAGTCGCGGTTCTACCTCTCGCTCGGCGACGAGCTGATGCGGCGCTTCAACAGCGCGGCCGTCGAGTCGATCATGACCCGCCTGAACATGCCCGAGGACATGCCGTTGGACTCCAGCATGGTGGCCAAGGCCGTGCAGACGGCGCAGACGCAGGTCGAGCAGCAGAACTTCGAGATGCGCAAGAACGTCCTCAAGTACGACGAGGTGATGAACCAGCAGCGCACGGTCATCTACGAGGAAAGGCGCCGCATCCTCGACGGCGAGGACCTCGAGGGGCAGATCGAGCTGATGGTCAGCGACGTGGTGTCGGCCTACGTCGACGGCGCGACGGCAGACGGGTACGTCGAGGATTGGGACCTGGACGCACTGTGGACGGCGCTGAAGTCCCTCTACCCGGTGGGCATCGACCACAAGGACCTCACCGGCGAGGCCACCACGGGTGAGCGCGACGACCTGACGGCCAAGGAACTCAAGGACGCCCTGCTGGCCGACGCGCAGAACGCGTACGACAAGCGCGAGGCGGAGATCGACGCGCTGGGCGGCGAGGGCGCCATGCGGCAGATCGAACGCAGCGTGCTGCTGCAGGTGCTGGACCGCAAGTGGCGCGAGCACCTCTACGAGATGGACTATCTCAAGGAGGGCATCGGCCTGCGCGCGATGGCGCAGCGCGACCCGCTGGTCGAGTACCAGCGCGAGGGCTTCGACATGTTCGGGGGGATGCTCGAGGGGCTCAAGGAGGAGTCCGTGGGCTTCCTGTTCAACGTGTCGGTGGAGCAGACGCAGTCGGCGCCCGCCGCAGGCCAGGCGGCCGGCGCCGCGGCCGCACCGGTGGCAGGAGAGTCCTCGGCCGCCGCCGGATCGGACGCCGCCGAGGGCGACGCGCAGGCGGACGCACAGGCGAAGGCCGAGGGCGCGCCGCCGGCGAAGGAGCCGACGGTCCGCGCCAAGGGGCTGGGCGACGAGCAGGCTCAGGCGCTGAGCTATTCGGGGCCGTCGGAGACCGGCGACGCCGAGGTCAAGAGTTCGAAGCCGGCGGGCGGAGCGGCTCCGGCGAGCCGCCGCGAACGCCGGGCCGAAGAGCGCGCGCAGGCCAAGAAGAAGACGAAGAACGCCAAGTCCAAGAAGTCCCGCCGCTGA
- a CDS encoding Rv3235 family protein, with the protein MAGNAHGTTVDDESSGASPGNLAHADSGQVHSARPAPGSTEPPGLPGLRIPPVVVRGAVPVLDPTMRYLSRPPARPAPAQNHLRAASAPAPSSPPTAPTAAIPSPQAPSARTRVPRTRDAATAAEVRRKVEVTLRLVLEVLDLRRRPEQLEGFADASVLGMIRKLSRTSPPGRHLGSAVLRRIHITSAGAGAAEICATYVRGRRTLAIAGRFERKRGTWICTALHLA; encoded by the coding sequence ATGGCAGGCAACGCGCACGGCACCACCGTCGATGACGAATCCTCGGGCGCATCGCCCGGAAACCTCGCGCACGCTGATTCCGGTCAGGTGCACTCCGCGCGGCCCGCTCCCGGATCGACGGAACCCCCCGGGCTGCCGGGCCTGCGCATTCCGCCCGTCGTAGTGCGCGGCGCGGTGCCGGTCCTCGACCCGACGATGCGTTACCTCTCCCGTCCCCCGGCCCGGCCGGCCCCCGCGCAGAACCACCTGCGGGCAGCCTCGGCGCCGGCCCCGTCGTCCCCGCCGACCGCGCCGACCGCGGCCATCCCGTCGCCGCAGGCGCCGTCGGCCCGCACGCGGGTCCCGCGCACCCGGGACGCGGCCACCGCCGCCGAGGTCCGGCGCAAGGTGGAGGTGACGCTCCGGCTGGTGCTGGAGGTCCTGGACTTACGGCGCCGCCCGGAACAGCTGGAGGGCTTCGCCGACGCCTCCGTACTCGGGATGATCCGCAAGCTCTCCCGTACGTCGCCGCCCGGCCGCCATCTGGGAAGCGCTGTCCTGCGCCGCATCCACATCACCTCGGCCGGAGCCGGAGCCGCCGAGATCTGCGCCACCTACGTCCGCGGCCGTCGCACGCTCGCCATCGCCGGTCGATTCGAACGCAAGCGCGGCACGTGGATCTGCACCGCGCTGCACCTCGCCTGA
- a CDS encoding WS/DGAT/MGAT family O-acyltransferase, with the protein MVTRLSSKDAAFFYMEEAASPSHLCTMAVFDRAGARLGYEQVLEQVEQQLQLIPRYHQRVREVAGGLMRPVWVDDADFDITYHVRRSALPRPGSRDQLNDLLARLVSRPLDLGRPLWELYVIEGIEGDRFAVFTKSHRALVDPRGGALDIGQVMLDGSPEPPERREDLWMPRPEPGRLGLMFEGLAGVVSRPASGVDMVRYAFGDVADFAGKTGRTIADVASIVRGATTNGAVDPLSGGRSAIRRFCVAEAELAHFKKVRSRFGGTINDVALAVVAGVLRSWLVSRGHPVTASTSVRALVPLSVYPGDRAAPGTPPAVGDGEQSSDRYPVGPTYGETTVELALVDLPVGEPNAIVRLSQISHAMTSRPGASRAVAARNLMRLSGLTPPTLHAMGSRVTGSMSRRAFHLVVANAPGPQTPMYFAGARMLEMYPVLPLVPGQALSIGITSYDGKLFFGFDVERDAVPDVDVFPALVREAVDELLESL; encoded by the coding sequence ATGGTCACACGACTCAGCAGCAAAGACGCCGCGTTCTTCTACATGGAGGAGGCGGCGTCGCCGTCGCACCTGTGCACGATGGCGGTGTTCGACCGCGCGGGCGCCCGCCTGGGGTACGAGCAGGTTCTGGAACAGGTCGAGCAGCAGCTGCAGCTGATCCCGCGGTACCACCAGCGCGTCCGGGAGGTGGCCGGCGGCCTCATGCGTCCGGTGTGGGTGGACGACGCCGATTTCGACATCACCTACCACGTGCGGCGTTCGGCGCTGCCGCGCCCGGGATCCCGTGACCAGCTCAACGATCTGCTGGCCCGCTTGGTGTCGCGGCCCTTGGACCTGGGACGTCCGCTGTGGGAGCTGTACGTCATCGAGGGGATCGAGGGCGATCGGTTCGCGGTTTTCACCAAGTCGCACCGCGCCCTCGTCGATCCGCGCGGCGGCGCGCTGGACATCGGGCAGGTGATGCTCGACGGCTCTCCGGAGCCGCCGGAGCGGCGGGAGGACCTGTGGATGCCGCGCCCCGAGCCGGGGCGTCTGGGACTGATGTTCGAGGGTCTGGCGGGTGTGGTCTCGCGGCCGGCGTCCGGCGTGGACATGGTCCGGTACGCGTTCGGGGACGTGGCGGACTTCGCCGGCAAGACGGGCCGGACCATCGCGGACGTCGCGTCGATCGTGCGCGGCGCCACCACCAACGGTGCGGTGGATCCGCTCAGCGGCGGCCGGTCGGCCATCCGGAGGTTCTGCGTGGCGGAGGCGGAGCTGGCCCACTTCAAGAAGGTGCGTTCGCGCTTCGGCGGGACCATCAACGACGTCGCGCTGGCCGTGGTCGCCGGCGTCCTGCGCAGCTGGCTCGTCTCGCGCGGGCACCCGGTGACCGCGTCGACCTCGGTCCGCGCCCTCGTGCCGCTGTCGGTGTATCCGGGCGATCGCGCGGCGCCGGGCACCCCGCCCGCGGTGGGGGACGGCGAGCAGTCGTCGGACCGGTATCCCGTCGGCCCCACCTACGGTGAGACCACAGTGGAACTGGCGCTGGTGGACCTGCCGGTGGGGGAGCCCAACGCCATCGTCCGCCTCTCACAGATCTCGCACGCCATGACCTCGCGTCCCGGCGCCTCGCGCGCGGTGGCCGCGCGCAACCTCATGCGGCTGTCGGGACTCACGCCGCCTACGCTGCACGCAATGGGGTCGAGGGTGACCGGCTCGATGTCGCGGCGGGCGTTCCACCTCGTCGTCGCCAACGCGCCGGGGCCGCAGACGCCGATGTACTTCGCCGGTGCGCGGATGCTGGAGATGTACCCCGTGCTGCCGTTGGTGCCGGGGCAGGCGCTGAGCATCGGCATCACCTCGTACGACGGCAAGCTGTTCTTCGGGTTCGACGTGGAACGCGACGCCGTCCCGGACGTGGACGTCTTCCCGGCGCTGGTCCGCGAGGCCGTGGACGAACTGCTGGAATCGCTGTGA
- a CDS encoding DUF6912 family protein has protein sequence MMRVFVPMTVPMLEQLVQDRLFMPLSGTVFTVTPALRDEYTSDGDDELAEVAMAEAARASLRLLSAQPGARMRRVVVSADVPAAEHRPDLDAAVARVQDPITLKQVASVHVDLEDAEDHVRGAADVVDAADLGDEDAEFALGDAEDHSLAWYATQELPFLLELM, from the coding sequence CTGATGCGGGTTTTCGTCCCGATGACCGTGCCGATGCTGGAACAGCTCGTGCAGGACAGACTGTTCATGCCGCTCAGCGGGACGGTGTTCACGGTCACCCCCGCGCTGCGGGACGAGTACACCTCGGACGGCGACGACGAACTCGCGGAGGTCGCGATGGCGGAGGCGGCGCGGGCCTCGCTGCGCCTGCTGTCCGCCCAGCCCGGCGCGCGGATGCGCCGGGTCGTCGTCAGCGCGGATGTACCGGCCGCGGAGCACCGCCCCGACCTCGACGCGGCGGTGGCGCGGGTGCAGGATCCGATCACGCTCAAGCAGGTGGCGTCCGTGCACGTCGACCTCGAGGACGCGGAGGACCACGTCCGGGGTGCGGCGGACGTGGTCGACGCGGCGGACCTGGGCGACGAGGACGCGGAGTTCGCGCTGGGCGACGCCGAGGACCACTCGCTGGCCTGGTACGCCACCCAGGAGTTGCCGTTCCTTCTCGAGCTCATGTGA